ggcgtgtatgtgtgtgcggcCCAGCTCACCCGGTCTCCCCGCAGGCATTGGCAAGCTGGCCAGTGTGCCGGCTGGGGGGGCTGTGGCCGTGTCTGCTGCCCCGGGATCCGCGGCCCCTGCTGCCGGTGCGGCCCCTGCAGCAGGTGAGTGGGGGCTGCCAGTGAGTGGGTGTGGGCTGTTGTCCCCCCAACACCGCAGGGAGGACACCCCGTTCACACCTCTCCCCCCAACACAGcggaagagaagaaggaggagaagaaggaagagtcGGAGGAGTCGGATGACGACATGGGGTTCGGCCTGTTTGACTAGATCCTGCGTCCCCCCAAT
The sequence above is a segment of the Ochotona princeps isolate mOchPri1 chromosome 4, mOchPri1.hap1, whole genome shotgun sequence genome. Coding sequences within it:
- the LOC101532105 gene encoding large ribosomal subunit protein P2, with the protein product MRYVASYLLAALGGNASPSAKDIRKILDSVGIEADDERLNKVISELNGKNIEDVIAQGIGKLASVPAGGAVAVSAAPGSAAPAAGAAPAAAEEKKEEKKEESEESDDDMGFGLFD